Proteins encoded within one genomic window of Pseudorasbora parva isolate DD20220531a chromosome 3, ASM2467924v1, whole genome shotgun sequence:
- the nrarpb gene encoding notch-regulated ankyrin repeat-containing protein B, with translation MSQADMTCSARQRVFQEALRKGNTKELHSLLQNMTNCEFNVNSFGPEGQTALHQSVIDGNLELVKLLVKFGADIRLANRDGWSALHIAAFGGHQDIVLYLITRAKYSSSAL, from the coding sequence ATGAGTCAGGCGGACATGACTTGCTCTGCGCGTCAAAGAGTGTTTCAGGAAGCGCTCAGGAAGGGCAATACTAAGGAGCTTCACTCTCTCTtgcaaaacatgacaaactGTGAATTTAACGTGAACTCCTTCGGACCCGAGGGACAGACGGCGCTGCATCAGTCCGTGATCGATGGCAACTTGGAGTTAGTAAAGCTACTGGTGAAGTTTGGTGCAGACATCCGTCTGGCCAACAGAGATGGATGGAGTGCCCTGCACATAGCAGCATTTGGTGGACATCAAGACATCGTTCTTTACCTCATTACACGGGCGAAGTACTCATCAAGCGCGCTCTGA